A genomic window from Fusarium verticillioides 7600 chromosome 5, whole genome shotgun sequence includes:
- a CDS encoding phosphatidylserine decarboxylase — protein MVRIIPTRLKSTSRSSSSSSTTIHSVSNTNGRTKNNRSNSPPMRSKNDSTSPSRDAGNGLALRVYIIKGKDLAAKDRSGTSDPYLVLSSGDSRIVTNDVPKTLNPEWNATEEIPLTSVQNLVLDVICWDKDRFGKDYMGEFDLALEEIFNNDKVEQEPTWYRLKSKRPGKKTSVVSGEIQLQFSLFDSTNPSATPQQILEKFQALVGTAPAGSRNVTPSMTPNLAPTGSQSAPNPQDSPSDDDDDDFDEDDSDEGDEDEGEQDATKRKRRLRIRGLKKRRRNNPYAFASSGSDVVGIIYLEVIKITDLPPESNLTRTSFDMDPFVVASLGKKTYRTRRIRHDLNPVYNEKMLFHIQSHEQQYSFAFTVIDHDKYSGNDFIASCDLPIHQLIERAPKANPETGLYDLQVPAQAEQLPSRSRFKKLAMSRSNSSSSISKMIRPPLSKHASNTSMVSATPAPAPTSAPDPNKLAPADVLANTGSDPDSANQDSGDADFYEYNVPLKMKNTEKWEKKHNPVLYLRAKYMPYDALRQQFWRAMLRQYDADESGRISRIELTTMLESLGSTLTENTIDGFFKRFPHRDADNDENWELTMDECVICLEDQLEGRRRSSGTAADKLKGLVPEMKNLLHVPGHGHNNNGGSETPSVLELDSTSGTQTPISNVPTLKTPADEEGDPLDKSDSSDDRSEEHVVEIRECPICHQPRLNKRKDADIITHIATCASQDWRQVNSVLVGGFVTASQAQRKWYSKVITKISYGGYKLGANSANILVQDRLTGQINEEKMSVYVRLGIRLLYKGLKSRDMENKRIRKLLKNLSIKQGKKFDDPASKDEIEKFIAFHGLDMSEVLLPLEEFNNFNEFFYRALKPGARPCSAPDNPHIIVSPADCRSVVFNSITVATKIWVKGREFNMKRLLGDAYPEDVSRFEGGALGIFRLAPQDYHRFHIPVDGVMGKPKTIEGEYYTVNPMAIRSALDVYGENVRVLVPIDSEQHGRVMVICVGAMMVGSTVITRQEGERVHRAEELGYFKFGGSTILLLFEPGRMVFDDDLVDNSKDALETLVRVGMSVGHTPSEQQWTPDMRKKAENITEADKRAAKRRIQGNVALQESPDGSGEEEQPSRLTSKPTIDTMAASAM, from the exons ATGGTGCGCATCATCCCAACACGGCTCAAATCGACCTCtcgatcctcctcttcttcctccacaaCCATACACTCCGtcagcaacaccaacggAAGAACCAAAAACAACCGCAGCAACAGTCCTCCCATGCGCTCGAAAAATGATAGCACGAGCCCTTCGAGGGACGCTGGAAATGGTCTGGCCCTCAGagtttatattataaag GGAAAAGACCTTGCAGCCAAAGATCGAAGCGGCACATCCGATCCT TACCTCGTTCTTTCTAGCGGCGACTCTCGAATCGTAACCAACGATGTCCCAAAGACTCTTAACCCAGAGTGGAACGCCACCGAGGAAATTCCCCTCACATCTGTCCAGAACTTGGTCCTGGATGTCATCTGCTGGGACAAGGACCGCTTTGGAAAAGATTACATGGGCGAGTTCGATCTCGCTCTCgaagagatcttcaacaacgacaaggtGGAACAGGAACCTACCTGGTACCGTCTCAAGAGCAAGCGTCCTGGCAAGAAGACGAGTGTTGTCTCTGGCGAAATCCAGTTACAGTTTTCCCTCTTCGACTCGACGAACCCGTCAGCGACACCACAGCAAATCCTCGAAAAGTTCCAAGCCCTTGTAGGAACTGCTCCCGCTGGCTCTCGAAACGTAACACCCTCGATGACACCGAACTTGGCCCCCACAGGCTCCCAGTCCGCCCCCAACCCTCAGGACAGTCctagtgatgatgatgatgacgatttcgacgaagacgactccGACGAgggtgacgaggatgaaggtgAACAAGATGCTACGAAGCGCAAGCGCCGACTTCGAATTCGAggactgaagaagaggagacgCAATAACCCTTATGCCTTTGCCAGCAGTGGCTCTGACGTTGTTGGAATCATCTATCTTgaggtcatcaagatcacAGACCTGCCTCCCGAATCGAACCTTACTCGCACAAGCTTCGACATGGACCCGTTCGTTGTGGCATCCCTCGGCAAGAAAACATACCGCACTCGACGCATTCGTCATGACCTCAACCCCGTTTATAacgagaagatgctgttcCATATCCAAAGTCACGAGCAGCAATACTCCTTCGCTTTTACTGTCATCGACCACGATAAATACTCCGGTAACGATTTCATTGCCTCGTGCGATCTTCCAATCCACCAATTGATCGAGAGAGCCCCCAAAGCAAACCCCGAAACCGGACTCTATGATCTCCAAGTCCCTGCACAGGCCGAGCAGCTTCCTTCGCGATCGCggttcaagaagctcgccatGTCACGATCCAACTCTTCCTCCAGTATCAGCAAGATGATTCGTCCCCCACTGAGCAAGCACGCCTCCAACACGAGCATGGTATCAGCGACTCCTGCTCCTGCGCCCACCTCAGCACCCGATCCTAACAAGCTGGCACCCGCGGATGTCCTCGCCAATACTGGTTCTGATCCTGACTCAGCCAACCAGGACAGCGGAGATGCCGACTTTTATGAGTATAACGTTcctctgaagatgaagaacaccGAAAagtgggagaagaagcacaacCCCGTTCTATACCTCCGCGCGAAGTACATGCCATATGATGCCCTCCGACAGCAGTTCTGGCGAGCCATGCTTCGGCAATATGATGCCGATGAGAGTGGTCGCATCAGCAGAATCGAGCTCACAACGATGCTTGAGTCTCTGGGCTCTACGCTTACCGAGAATACCATCGACGGCTTTTTCAAGCGATTCCCCCACCGTGATGCTGATAACGACGAGAACTGGGAGCTCACGATGGACGAGTGCGTTATCTGCTTGGAGGACCAGTTGGAAGGACGAAGGCGATCCTCAGGCACAGCTGCAGATAAACTAAAGGGTTTGGTGCCCGAGATGAAGAACCTCCTCCACGTGCCAGGTCATGgacacaacaacaacggtGGCTCAGAGACCCCCAGCGTTCTAGAACTCGACTCGACGTCGGGAACTCAGACTCCCATCTCAAATGTCCCCACTTTGAAGACACctgcagatgaggagggtgaCCCCCTCGATAAGTCTGACAGCAGTGACGACCGTTCTGAAGAGCATGTCGTAGAGATCCGAGAATGTCCTATCTGTCACCAGCCGCGACTCAACAAGCGTAAGGATGCTGACATCATCACCCACATTGCGACATgcgcaagccaagactgGAGGCAAGTCAATAGCGTGCTAGTGGGCGGATTTGTCACAGCCAGTCAGGCGCAGCGCAAGTGGTACTCGAAGGTCATTACCAAGATCTCTTACGGCGGTTACAAGCTGGGTGCCAACTCGGCCAATATCCTTGTGCAAGATCGTCTCACGGGGCAGATcaacgaggagaagatgagtgTTTATGTAAGACTCGGCATTCGTCTGCTGTACAAGGGACTCAAATCTCGAGATATGGAGAACAAGCGAA TCCGAAAACTGCTCAAAAATCTGAGTATCAAGCAGGGTAAGAAGTTTGACGATCCTGCATCCAAGGATGAAATTGAAAAGTTCATTGCTTTCCATGGTCTCGACATGTCGGAAGTCCTGTTGCCGTTGGAGGagttcaacaacttcaatgAGTTCTTCTACCGCGCCCTGAAGCCTGGTGCTCGACCCTGCTCTGCGCCCGACAACCCTCACATTATCGTCTCACCAGCCGATTGTCGAAGCGTCGTCTTCAACTCTATCACTGTCGCTACCAAGATTTGGGTCAAGGGTCGTGAGTTTAACATGAAGAGGCTTCTCGGCGACGCCTACCCTGAGGATGTGTCCCGGTTTGAGGGCGGAGCTCTGGGCATCTTCCGACTGGCTCCTCAGGATTATCATCGCTTCCACATCCCTGTGGACGGTGTCATGGGCAAGCCCAAGACGATTGAGGGTGAATACTATACAGTGAACCCCATGGCTATCCGATCGGCTCTGGACGTTTACGGAGAGAACGTGAGAGTTCTCGTGCCAATTGACAGTGAACAACACGGACGCGTCATGGTTATTTGCGTCGGTGCAATGATGGTAGGCAGCACTGTCATTACCCGCCAGGAGGGTGAGAGAGTCCACCGAGcagaagagcttggataCTTCAAGTTTGGTGGCAGCACCATCCTGCTGCTTTTTGAACCTGGACGAATGGTGTTCGacgatgatcttgtcgacaATAGCAAGGATGCACTTGAAACTCTG GTCCGAGTTGGCATGTCTGTTGGCCACACGCCTAGTGAGCAACAGTGGACTCCTGATATGCGAAAGAAGGCAGAGAACATCACGGAAGCGGACAAGAGAGCTGCCAAGAGACGAATCCAGGGCAACGTAGCCTTGCAGGAGTCTCCAGATGGTAgtggagaggaagagcagcCATCAAGATTAACATCCAAGCCCACCATCGATACAATGGCTGCGTCGGCGATGTAG
- a CDS encoding choline-phosphate cytidylyltransferase, whose protein sequence is MSSPSSSSQGGKRKRNSLRAESAADLGDNGIQTSSRDASGEEGDTTAAESGRLHSRGSAVGGPIPKRQRSSSDRVLETAADHALDPGEPSDTTEASIDIAERVGRKGRKPSLRELDEEEQRRIEAMPPPPIGKLQDPAGGYKTNPPPVGRPVRVYADGVFDLFHLGHMRQLEQAKKAFPDTTLVVGVTGDHETHKRKGLTVMSAAERAETLRHCKWVDEVIEDCPWIVTPEFLDENKLDYVAHDDLPYGADEGDDIYQPIKAAGKFLVTQRTEGVSTTGLITRIVRDYEKYIARQFKRGTSRQELNVSWLKKNELDLKRHVQDLRENITNNWTTTGQELGRELKQFWPTSRPQSPARFNSAGSSEALRSPGASGTPKEFITGYALGLVGGVRGWMTKSRGNVTDSSRPPSDDESEESDTHAKSPKDSSNTPTAAAAAAAPSKL, encoded by the exons ATGTCTTCGCCATCGAGCTCATCCCAGGGCGGGAAGCGCAAGAGAAACTCCCTTCGCGCAGAGTCGGCCGCTGACCTTGGCGATAATGGAATTCAGACATCCTCTCGTGATGCCTCTGGTGAGGAGGGAGACACAACAGCCGCCGAGTCGGGACGACTTCACAGCCGAGGATCAGCTGTTGGAGGCCCAATTCCTAAGAGACAGCGCTCTAGCTCGGATCGTGTCCTCGAAACAGCCGCTGACCACGCCCTGGATCCTGGCGAGCCAAGCGATACCACAGAAGCCAGCATCGACATTGCTGAACGAGTCGGTCGCAAGGGTCGCAAGCCTTCTCTGAGGgagcttgacgaagaggagcAGCGAAGAATCGAGGCCATGCCCCCTCCCCCCATCGGCAAGCTCCAAGATCCTGCCGGTGGTTACAAGACGAACCCACCTCCTGTTGGCCGACCTGTTCGTGTATACGCTGATGGAGTGTTTGATCTCTTCCACCTTGG CCACATGCGACAACTcgagcaggccaagaaggcctttCCTGACACAACACTCGTCGTTGGAGTCACAGGCGACCACGAAACACACAAGCGCAAAGGTTTGACTGTGATGTCTGCCGCTGAGCGTGCCGAAACTCTCCGCCACTGCAAATGGGTCGATGAGGTAATCGAGGATTGCCCATGGATTGTTACCCCCGAATTTCTTGACGAGAACAAGCTCGACTACGTCGCTCACGATGATCTTCCTTACGGCGCGGACGAGGGCGACGACATCTACCAGCCCATCAAGGCTGCGGGCAAGTTCCTTGTCACACAGCGAACAGAAGGTGTCAGCACAACTGGTCTCATCACAAG AATCGTTCGCGACTATGAGAAGTACATTGCCCGACAATTTAAGCGCGGTACTTCCCGCCAGGAGCTCAATGTGAgctggctcaagaagaacgagcTGGATCTCAAGCGACATGTTCAGGACCTGCGGGAAAACATCACAAACAACTGGACCACTACTGGTCAAGAACTCGGTCGTGAGCTCAAGCAGTTCTGGCCTACTAGCCGTCCTCAGAGCCCCGCCCGATTTAACAGTGCAGGCAGCTCAGAGGCACTACGTTCCCCAGGTGCTTCTGGAACACCCAAAGAGTTCATCACTGGCTACGCTCTGggtcttgttggtggtgtcCGAGGATGG ATGACCAAGAGCCGAGGCAATGTCACCGATAGTAGCCGACCCCCCAGCGACGATGAGTCTGAAGAGAGTGATACACACGCAAAATCGCCAAAGGACTCATCAAACACTCCAACCgcggctgcagctgcagccgcTCCTTCGAAGCTATAA